A genomic window from Lotus japonicus ecotype B-129 chromosome 1, LjGifu_v1.2 includes:
- the LOC130731445 gene encoding replication protein A 70 kDa DNA-binding subunit C-like: MRSGSHTYQGKEKSQQKKPYQRPEGEGFTSGSYKPLTAVTPGAKNRSSHPEVTCFRCGKTGHYANACMNQGPRCFNCNQPGHMTVDCRAPKVEPTVNTAMGKRPAARGRVYIMDGEEVGGADGVIREKRRNDDNFLTIPANF, from the coding sequence atgaggtcaggttctcatACTTACCAAGGAAAGGAAAAATCTCAgcagaagaagccgtatcaacgcccGGAGGGGGAAGGTTTTACCTCAGGATCTTACAAGCCTTTGACTGCTGTCACTCCAGGGGCAAAAAACCGATCATCACACCCAGAGGTGACCTGcttcaggtgtgggaagactggacattaTGCGAACGCATGTATGAACCAAGGGCCccgatgtttcaattgcaaccaaccagGGCATATGACCGTCGATTGCAGGGCACCCAAGGTTGAACCAACTGTCAACACTGCAAtgggaaagcgtcctgctgctagaggaagagtttatatcatggatggGGAAGAAGTTGGAGGAGCTGATGGGGTAATTAGAGAGAAACGCAGGAACGATGATAACTTTCTAACTATTCCTGCTAATTTCTAG
- the LOC130731451 gene encoding agamous-like MADS-box protein AGL62 — protein sequence MAIIVQFPSLNFFSFGHPSVEGIIERYLSQGLPQPAETMLCIEPSRNINIGELNTQLSQVNNKFDTERNNNDELNRHQKVAMTQISGTGLIEDMDMPQLEHFKETLEELQRKVRFYYDGIVDEGVVIGA from the coding sequence ATGGCTATCATTGTCCAGTTCCCTAGTCTAAATTTCTTCTCATTCGGTCATCCTAGCGTTGAGGGTATTATTGAGCGGTACCTATCGCAAGGCCTTCCTCAACCTGCTGAAACCATGTTGTGCATTGAGCCTTCGCGCAACATCAACATTGGTGAGCTTAACACGCAACTATCTCAGGTCAACAACAAGTTTGACACCGAGAGGAACAACAACGACGAGCTAAACCGGCACCAAAAGGTTGCAATGACTCAAATCTCGGGTACAGGTCTGATTGAAGACATGGACATGCCACAACTTGAACATTTTAAGGAGACCCTAGAAGAACTCCAGAGGAAGGTCAGATTCTATTATGATGGAATCGTAGATGAGGGTGTTGTTATTGGAGCATGA
- the LOC130731458 gene encoding agamous-like MADS-box protein AGL62, which produces MSTSGEQSRDLKKITNENNLQVSFCKRRQALFKKASKLCTLYGVEMAIIVLSPSQNFFSFGHPSVEDVIERYLPHDLPQPAQTMLCIEAPRNVNVGELNAQLSRVNNKFDSEMKKNEKLNRLHKVALTQISGAGHIEDMDMPQLEHFKAALEELRRKIKCYYDGIVDEGAVTGA; this is translated from the coding sequence ATGTCAACCTCTGGAGAGCAAAGTCGTGACCTGAAAAAAATAACCAATGAGAATAACTTGCAGGTTTCTTTTTGTAAGCGCCGCCAAGCGCTCTTCAAGAAAGCTAGCAAGCTCTGCACCCTCTATGGTGTAGAGATGGCTATCATTGTCTTGTCTCCTAGCCAAAATTTCTTCTCATTCGGTCATCCTAGCGTTGAGGATGTTATTGAGCGGTACCTACCGCATGACCTTCCTCAACCGGCTCAAACCATGTTGTGCATTGAAGCTCCGCGCAACGTCAACGTGGGGGAGCTTAACGCACAACTGTCTCGGGTCAACAACAAGTTTGACTCCGAGATGAAGAAAAACGAGAAGCTAAATCGCCTCCATAAGGTTGCACTAACTCAGATCTCAGGTGCAGGTCATATTGAAGACATGGACATGCCTCAACTTGAACATTTTAAGGCGGCCTTAGAAGAACTCCGGAGGAAGATCAAATGCTATTATGATGGAATCGTAGATGAGGGTGCTGTTACTGGAGCATGA